The Anolis sagrei isolate rAnoSag1 chromosome Y, rAnoSag1.mat, whole genome shotgun sequence genome contains a region encoding:
- the LOC137095379 gene encoding sphingolipid delta(4)-desaturase/C4-monooxygenase DES2-like yields MGSAGSRDDFEWVYTDQPHTQRRKEILAKYPEIKKLMGPDPRLKWVVTLMVLSQMVASYLVKDLPWKWVFFCAYAFGGCVNHSMTLAIHDISHNVAFGHRTTRWNRFFGMFANLPIGVPYATSFKKYHVDHHRFLAGDGLDVDVPTSFEGRFFHSPGRKLLWLVLQPAFYVLRPLCVNPKPFSTMEVLNIGVQLAYDLLVYWLCGAKAVVYMVAGSILAMGLHPLSGHFIAEHYMYAQGYDTASYYGPLNWITFNVGYHMEHHDFPSIPGSRLPQVKKIAPEYYENLPFHNSWVRVLWDFVFQEELGPFARVKRKYKAL; encoded by the exons ATGGGGAGTGCAGGGAGCAGAGATGACTTCGAGTGGGTCTACACCGACCAGCCCCACACTCAGCGAAGGAAGGAGATCCTGG CCAAATACCCTGAGATCAAGAAGCTGATGGGCCCTGATCCACGCCTGAAGTGGGTGGTGACCCTGATGGTGCTGTCCCAGATGGTGGCCTCCTACCTGGTGAAGGACCTGCCATGGAAGTGGGTCTTCTTCTGCGCGTATGCATTCGGAGGATGCGTCAACCACTCCATGACCTTGGCCATCCACGACATCTCCCACAACGTGGCGTTCGGCCACCGCACGACCCGCTGGAACCGCTTCTTCGGCATGTTCGCCAACCTGCCCATAGGCGTGCCTTACGCCACATCCTTCAAGAAGTATCACGTCGACCACCACCGCTTCCTAGCCGGGGACGGGCTGGACGTGGATGTGCCCACCTCCTTCGAAGGGCGCTTCTTCCACTCGCCCGGCCGCAAGCTGCTGTGGCTGGTGCTGCAGCCGGCCTTCTATGTCCTGCGGCCGCTCTGTGTCAACCCCAAGCCCTTCTCCACCATGGAGGTCCTCAACATTGGTGTCCAGCTGGCCTATGACCTCTTGGTCTACTGGCTCTGCGGGGCCAAGGCCGTGGTCTACATGGTGGCCGGCTCCATCCTGGCCATGGGGCTGCATCCCCTCTCGGGGCACTTCATCGCCGAGCACTACATGTATGCCCAGGGCTACGACACCGCCTCCTACTACGGGCCGCTGAACTGGATCACCTTCAACGTGGGCTACCACATGGAGCACCACGACTTCCCCAGCATTCCCGGGAGCAGGTTGCCGCAG GTGAAGAAAATCGCCCCCGAATATTACGAGAACCTCCCCTTCCACAACTCGTGGGTCCGGGTCCTTTGGGACTTTGTCTTCCAGGAGGAGCTGGGCCCTTTTGCTCGGGTGAAGCGGAAATACAAAGCCTTATGA